In Miscanthus floridulus cultivar M001 chromosome 5, ASM1932011v1, whole genome shotgun sequence, one genomic interval encodes:
- the LOC136450995 gene encoding uncharacterized protein: MATPTATALTCSCRPSPSSPAAFRRLNIFAPVSPRRRLRLPPLHVGDDSKEVEATAAAGLPEERSQADKMVDGMDFGVLCNDFECISSPYVESTARQIARDILELREDNRAFNSYAVSVKYKDPLRTFVGREKYKRPLWITKALEKPVVTVQDMSMQSTSNLTIKWAFRGKPKNPFFATMGGNVIVRVESQFVLNQISGQVLEQVDSWDLSASSLPAQAYFWLSRRVYSTVESGKDTIEAAKSTASGLTKGDQNFEAYPDPSSDPTKFFERPDDGFNQDVYQIGLLLAVIYFIVQFLRTTL; encoded by the exons AtggccacccccaccgccaccgcgctCACCTGCTCCTGCCGCCCCTCGCCCTCGTCCCCCGCCGCCTTCCGCCGGCTGAACATCTTCGCCCCCGTCTCTCCTCGCCGTCGCCTCCGTCTCCCGCCGTTGCACG TCGGCGATGACTccaaggaggtggaggcgacggcTGCCGCCGGTCTCCCCGAGGAGAGGTCTCAGGCGGATAAGATGGTCGACGGCATGGACTTCGGGGTGCTCTGCAACGACTTTGAATGCATAAGCAGCCCCTACGTGGAGTCCACGGCGAGGCAGATCGCGCGGGACATCCTCGAGCTGCGCGAGGACAACCGCGCATTCAACAGCTACGCTGTCTCCGTCAAATATAAG GACCCACTCAGGACATTTGTTGGGCGTGAGAAGTACAAGAGGCCATTATGGATCACTAAGGCATTGGAAAAGCCTGTAGTG ACAGTCCAGGATATGTCAATGCAATCGACAAGCAATCTGACCATTAAATGGGCATTCAGAGGGAAGCCTAAGAATCCATTCTTTGCGACCATGGGAGGAAACGTCATTGTCCGTGTTGAATCGCAGTTCGTCCTGAACCAGATAAGTGGACAAGTACTAGAACAGGTCGACTCCTGGGACCTCTCTGCCTCGTCTCTTCCAGCTCAAGCATATTTTTGGCTGTCCAGAAGGGTTTACTCCACTGTTGAGTCCGGGAAGGATACAATCGAAGCTGCTAAGAGCACGGCATCTGGGCTAACAAAGGGAGATCAGAATTTCGAGGCTTATCCAGATCCTTCTAGTGATCCTACAAAG TTCTTTGAAAGGCCAGATGATGGCTTCAATCAGGACGTGTACCAGATTGGGCTTCTCCTGGCCGTGATCTACTTCATTGTACAGTTTTTGAGAACGACTCTGTGA